Proteins encoded by one window of Papio anubis isolate 15944 chromosome 7, Panubis1.0, whole genome shotgun sequence:
- the GATM gene encoding glycine amidinotransferase, mitochondrial codes for MLRVRCLRGGSRGAEAVHYIGSRLGRTLTGWVQRTFQSTQAATASSRNSFAADDKATEPLPKDCPVSSYNEWDPLEEVIVGRAENACVPPFTIEVKANTYEKYWPFYQKHGGHYFPKDHLKKAVTEIEEMCNILKMEGVIVRRPDPIDWSLKYKTPDFESTGLYSAMPRDILIVVGNEIIEAPMAWRSRFFEYRAYRSIIKDYFHRGAKWTTAPKPTMADELYDRDYPIHSVEDRHKLAAQGKFVTTEFEPCFDAADFIRAGKDIFAQRSQVTNYLGIEWMRRHLAPDYRVHIISFKDPNPMHIDATFNIIGPGTVLSNPDRPCHQIDLFKKAGWTIITPPTPIIPDDHPLWMSSKWLSMNVLMLDEKRVMVDANEVPTQKMFEKLGITTIKVNIRNANSLGGGFHCWTCDVRRRGTLQSYLD; via the exons ATGCTGCGGGTGCGGTGTCTGCGCGGCGGGAGCCGCGGCGCCGAGGCGGTGCACTACATCGGGTCTCGG CTTGGACGAACCTTGACGGGATGGGTGCAGCGAACTTTCCAGAGCACCCAGGCAGCTACGGCTTCCTCCCGGAACTCCTTTGCAGCTGACGACAAGGCCACTGAACCTCTGCCCAAGGACTGCCCTGTCTCTTCTTACAACGAATGGGACCCCTTAGAGGAAGTGATAGTGGGCAGAGCAGAAAATGCCTGTGTTCCGCCGTTCACCATCGAGGTGAAG GCCAACACATATGAAAAGTACTGGCCATTTTACCAGAAGCATGGAGGGCATTATTTTCCCAAAGATCATTTGAAAAAGGCTGTTACTGAAATTGAAGAAatgtgcaatattttaaaaatggaaggagTGATAGTGAGGAGGCCTGACCCCATTGACTGGTCATTGAAGTATAAAACTCCTGATTTTGAGTCTACGG GTTTATACAGTGCAATGCCTCGAGATATCCTGATAGTTGTGGGCAATGAGATTATCGAGGCTCCCATGGCATGGCGTTCACGCTTCTTTGAGTACCGAGCGTACAGGTCAATTATCAAAGACTACTTCCACCGTGGCGCCAAGTGGACGACAGCTCCTAAGCCCACAATGGCTGATGAGCTTTATGACCGG GATTATCCCATCCACTCTGTAGAAGACAGACACAAATTGGCTGCTCAGGGAAAATTTGTGACAACTGAGTTTGAGCCATGCTTTGATGCTGCTGACTTCATTCGAGCTGGAAAAGATATTTTTGCACAGAGAAGCCAG gtTACAAACTACCTAGGCATTGAATGGATGCGTAGGCATCTTGCTCCAGATTACAGAGTACATATCATCTCCTTTAAAGATCCCAATCCCATGCATATTGATGCTACCTTCAACATCATTGGACCTGGTACTGTGCTTTCCAACCCTGACCGACCATGTCACCAG ATTGATCTTTTCAAGAAAGCAGGATGGACTATCATTACTCCTCCAACACCAATCATCCCAGACG atCATCCACTCTGGATGTCATCCAAATGGCTTTCCATGAATGTCTTAATGCTAGATGAAAAACGTGTTATGGTGGATGCCAATGAAGTTCCAACTCAAAAGATGTTTGAAAAGCTGG GTATCACTACCATTAAAGTTAACATTCGTAATGCCAATTCCCTGGGAGGAGGCTTCCACTGCTGGACCTGCGATGTCCGGCGCCGAGGCACCCTGCAGTCCTACTTGGACTGA